One Hyphomicrobium sp. CS1GBMeth3 DNA segment encodes these proteins:
- a CDS encoding zinc metalloprotease HtpX: protein MPAFLYSHVLSASLTGTSRQNRAQAGLLLLGFVVLVAAPAMLLWSGTGLIVALLLAAVVVALSLYVPAEVVMRLYQATPIPQDDTQLSSLIDVLAYRADLPRRPDLYVVPSTTLNAFSVGSRERPAIAVTEGLLRRLSLPETAGVLAHEIGHIRNNDLPVLRLADVVTRVLQPLSYAALGLAAFNIATFVTGWDPISWWAVLLLYLVPALSNLLQLSLSREREFEADRTAEALTGDREALVSALRRLETYTGHFWETGHFWEDLMLPVPARRVPQPSLLRSHPEADERVRQLAVEASGPAGDHAPVRHAPLVIAEQPMFSLVGYGPGDMRPRYRWPGLWF from the coding sequence ATGCCCGCTTTCCTTTATTCGCATGTCCTTTCGGCGAGTCTGACCGGCACGTCGCGGCAGAATCGCGCCCAAGCGGGCCTTCTGCTGCTCGGCTTCGTGGTGCTGGTCGCAGCGCCCGCGATGTTGCTTTGGAGTGGGACCGGCTTAATTGTCGCGCTGCTGCTTGCGGCCGTCGTCGTCGCGCTCTCGCTGTACGTGCCGGCGGAGGTCGTGATGCGGCTCTATCAGGCGACCCCTATCCCACAGGACGACACCCAGCTTTCAAGCCTGATCGATGTTTTGGCCTACCGCGCAGATCTCCCTCGGCGGCCCGACCTCTACGTCGTTCCCAGCACGACGCTGAACGCGTTCAGCGTCGGCTCGCGGGAACGGCCTGCAATCGCGGTTACCGAAGGGTTGCTGAGGCGCCTGTCGCTCCCCGAAACGGCCGGCGTGCTGGCGCACGAGATCGGCCACATCCGCAACAACGACCTTCCCGTGCTGAGGCTGGCGGACGTCGTGACACGGGTGCTGCAGCCGCTGAGCTATGCCGCACTCGGCTTGGCCGCGTTCAATATCGCGACGTTCGTGACCGGCTGGGATCCGATTTCCTGGTGGGCGGTGCTCCTCCTCTACCTCGTGCCCGCACTTTCGAACCTACTGCAGCTTTCCCTCTCCCGGGAGCGCGAATTCGAGGCAGACAGGACCGCCGAGGCGCTGACGGGCGATCGTGAGGCGCTCGTGTCCGCGCTGCGACGGCTCGAGACCTACACTGGGCATTTCTGGGAGACTGGGCATTTCTGGGAGGATTTGATGCTACCGGTGCCGGCACGCCGGGTACCGCAGCCGTCGCTGCTGCGCTCGCATCCCGAAGCCGACGAGCGCGTCCGGCAGCTCGCAGTCGAGGCCAGCGGCCCGGCGGGTGATCACGCACCGGTGCGGCACGCGCCGCTCGTCATCGCCGAGCAGCCCATGTTCTCGCTCGTCGGCTACGGGCCTGGCGACATGCGGCCCCGCTACCGGTGGCCGGGGCTGTGGTTCTGA
- the meaB gene encoding methylmalonyl Co-A mutase-associated GTPase MeaB, which yields MTARGVASETACAYQPGMDDATQTAPQMPRSTLKLEAIPDLVKRLRAGERRAIAAAVTELEKLSVSAPPLLEALQPYLGNALVVGFTGPPGAGKSTLVNAVIAHARSQGGTVGVIAVDPSSPVSGGAILGDRIRMTAALDDDGVFVRSLASRGYLGGLSPAAVRVIDALDAAGFDLILLETVGTGQNEMDVAEVADVRVVISAPGLGDDIQAMKSGLLEIADILVVNKGDREGAELTLQQLLGALSIRSLRTPVPVLKTTATTGEGVPELVKTVRDVGERAAVAGPMAKRRRRARYLIARAAADIVARRVKEDSNREIDGLSDEVLSGRVSPDAAARKLLSR from the coding sequence GTGACGGCGCGAGGGGTTGCCTCCGAGACGGCCTGCGCGTATCAGCCCGGCATGGACGACGCGACCCAAACTGCACCTCAGATGCCGCGCTCGACGCTCAAGCTCGAGGCCATTCCGGACCTCGTCAAGCGCCTGCGCGCAGGCGAGCGGCGCGCCATCGCTGCGGCGGTGACGGAGCTCGAGAAGCTCTCGGTCAGCGCACCGCCACTCCTGGAAGCGCTCCAGCCCTATCTCGGCAACGCGCTCGTGGTCGGCTTCACCGGCCCGCCCGGCGCCGGCAAGTCGACGCTGGTCAACGCCGTCATCGCGCACGCGCGCTCGCAAGGCGGAACCGTCGGCGTTATCGCGGTTGATCCGTCGAGCCCCGTCTCTGGCGGCGCCATCCTCGGCGACCGCATCCGCATGACGGCGGCGCTCGACGACGACGGCGTGTTCGTGCGCTCGCTCGCGAGCCGCGGCTATCTTGGAGGCCTGTCACCGGCTGCCGTCCGCGTCATCGATGCGCTCGACGCGGCCGGGTTCGATCTCATCCTGCTCGAGACCGTCGGCACCGGTCAGAACGAGATGGACGTGGCCGAGGTCGCCGACGTGCGCGTCGTGATCTCGGCGCCGGGGCTCGGCGACGACATTCAGGCGATGAAGTCAGGGCTGCTCGAGATCGCCGACATCCTGGTCGTCAACAAAGGTGATCGTGAGGGTGCGGAGCTGACCCTGCAGCAGCTGCTCGGCGCGCTCTCGATCCGTTCGCTCCGGACGCCTGTGCCGGTGCTCAAGACCACGGCGACCACGGGCGAAGGCGTGCCGGAGCTGGTCAAGACCGTGCGCGACGTCGGCGAGCGGGCGGCTGTCGCGGGACCGATGGCGAAACGCCGGCGACGGGCGCGCTACCTCATCGCGCGCGCGGCGGCGGATATCGTGGCGCGCCGCGTCAAGGAAGACAGCAATCGCGAGATCGACGGGCTGTCCGACGAGGTTCTGTCCGGTCGTGTCAGCCCGGACGCGGCAGCGCGCAAGCTGCTTTCGCGCTGA
- a CDS encoding autotransporter outer membrane beta-barrel domain-containing protein, translated as MYLVLRRAAYVGLLAALSTTSAAAADFTVPAGTTDPGTKTVGGTDQGTIESGATLETSGTSITQSGASTGVIIDNFGTLRSGNRGIDTSGGSATRTITLNNHGEISTSDDTFRVNTDVTNGTITVNNFGSMTSASGQILDFASMSSSAAIVSIDNSGTMQAFGHDALRVGGGTIEIRNTGSILATDSVSRAINMNYGTAIASFTLYNGEDGVIRSIDDAVRFSDVPTVGQITIENHGTIESIGTGDDAGQALDLNTVRATGISIKNYGLIQTQDADAIRPGQGGVVENWGTIIGRAVDPNDSSDGIDFQDTNAGEVINHAGGVIEGARHGITGKLPTTVTNEAGGLIKGNNGSGLNFDTLAADGPMTVINYGAIVGVANPDADYGDGDGVDIDAIGHIYNYGIIRGEGSIGTKEGDLLTATSEAIAIGGGIIVNGSTAYRDALISGVDNGILVDDSETGNAFEAIAIANYGRIEGLDGFGIRIISAEANVIENFGTISGSNGVAVEFGVGDDLFVHHAGATVEGYVDGGDGSDTLRLGTETGAFDLAAIGDAATYRNFETFGISGVWTLRGTTAFSGETRIEDAAALLDDAGLSGSDVHVVDGMLLGTGTLGSLTAVGADISPGSADGTPGSLDVVGDVSFDAASSLTINVRGVASSINSEGAIAIEDGASLIVQGTGGCAPSAPCTILSSVYGITGTFDVDNRLAFLDANVDYIGNDAFLELARNGASFESVGRTRNQRSVGRALDDSGSGSPLYDEAVGMTEAGARHAFNQLSGDTYASQVAVTAQEEVTFAGLLLGRLQDFSGKSGASNKASPYAPPYRLMPAPSDGGPAMASGAWATVTGQSIDMDGDGNAFGVTSRSGGVAAGFDARWEATQLGIAASFSSGRTRTDGRFHEIEGDTVRIAAYGATQLADLVLKGGVSAGWTSYDSDRWVQVGGISESARGSYDGHTTSAFAEASYPIAMQAFKLEPFAGLMVTNVDSDSFTERGAPSTGLWVGGNDETLAFSTLGLRFASVVHYDGAALIPKANIGWRHAFDGDPIRTAMQLPTGSEFSVEGLPIAEDSVTLGLGLEGRFASGITLGIGYQGDFADDASSHSGQAGIRVPF; from the coding sequence ATGTATCTCGTTCTACGCCGCGCAGCTTATGTCGGTCTTCTAGCGGCGCTTTCCACAACGTCCGCAGCGGCGGCAGATTTCACGGTGCCCGCCGGCACGACAGATCCCGGCACAAAAACCGTCGGCGGCACGGACCAGGGCACGATCGAAAGCGGCGCGACCCTCGAAACCAGCGGAACCTCGATCACGCAGAGTGGGGCGTCGACCGGCGTCATCATTGACAATTTCGGCACGCTCAGATCCGGCAATCGTGGCATCGACACCAGCGGCGGAAGCGCCACGCGCACGATCACGCTCAACAATCACGGTGAGATCTCAACGTCCGACGATACGTTCCGCGTGAACACGGATGTCACGAACGGCACGATCACGGTGAACAACTTCGGTAGCATGACGTCGGCGTCCGGCCAGATACTCGACTTCGCCTCCATGTCGTCGTCGGCTGCCATCGTCAGCATCGACAATTCCGGAACGATGCAGGCGTTCGGTCATGACGCGCTGCGTGTCGGTGGCGGCACGATCGAGATCCGCAATACGGGCAGCATTCTGGCGACAGATTCCGTCAGCCGCGCCATCAATATGAACTACGGGACGGCCATCGCCTCGTTCACGCTCTACAACGGCGAGGATGGCGTCATCCGCTCGATCGACGATGCGGTTCGGTTCAGCGATGTGCCGACAGTCGGCCAGATTACGATCGAGAACCACGGCACGATCGAAAGCATCGGCACGGGCGATGACGCGGGCCAAGCTCTGGACCTGAATACCGTTCGCGCGACGGGGATCTCGATCAAGAACTATGGCCTCATCCAGACGCAGGATGCCGACGCTATCCGTCCCGGCCAAGGCGGTGTAGTCGAGAACTGGGGCACCATCATCGGCCGAGCGGTAGACCCGAATGATTCCTCCGACGGCATCGATTTCCAGGATACGAACGCGGGCGAGGTGATCAATCACGCCGGCGGCGTCATCGAAGGCGCCCGCCATGGCATCACCGGCAAGCTGCCGACGACCGTCACCAACGAAGCCGGAGGCCTGATCAAAGGCAACAACGGTTCGGGCCTCAATTTCGATACGCTCGCAGCCGACGGTCCCATGACGGTCATCAACTACGGTGCGATCGTGGGTGTCGCCAATCCCGACGCAGACTACGGCGACGGTGACGGCGTCGACATCGATGCCATCGGCCACATCTACAATTACGGCATTATCCGCGGCGAGGGCTCGATCGGAACGAAGGAAGGCGACCTTCTCACGGCGACAAGCGAGGCGATCGCCATCGGTGGCGGCATCATCGTCAATGGTTCGACCGCGTACCGCGATGCCCTGATCAGCGGCGTCGACAACGGCATTCTCGTCGACGACAGCGAAACGGGGAATGCTTTCGAAGCCATCGCGATCGCCAACTACGGTCGTATCGAGGGCCTCGATGGCTTCGGCATTCGTATCATCAGCGCGGAAGCCAACGTGATCGAGAACTTCGGCACCATCTCGGGCAGCAACGGCGTCGCGGTCGAATTCGGCGTTGGCGACGATCTCTTCGTGCACCACGCTGGCGCGACGGTGGAAGGATATGTCGATGGCGGCGACGGCAGCGACACGCTCCGGCTCGGCACTGAGACCGGCGCTTTCGACCTTGCGGCTATCGGTGACGCCGCAACCTACCGCAACTTCGAAACTTTCGGCATCAGCGGCGTCTGGACGCTTCGTGGCACCACCGCCTTCTCGGGCGAGACGCGTATCGAGGATGCAGCCGCGCTTCTCGACGACGCAGGCCTTTCCGGGTCCGACGTGCACGTCGTGGACGGCATGCTTTTGGGCACCGGCACTCTCGGCTCGCTCACCGCGGTCGGCGCCGATATCTCACCTGGATCGGCCGATGGCACACCGGGATCTCTCGACGTTGTGGGTGACGTGTCGTTCGATGCTGCTTCCAGCCTAACGATCAACGTCCGAGGCGTTGCCAGCAGCATCAATTCGGAAGGCGCGATTGCGATCGAAGATGGCGCTTCGTTGATCGTGCAGGGCACGGGCGGGTGCGCACCGTCTGCTCCGTGCACCATCCTGTCGTCCGTCTACGGCATCACCGGCACCTTCGATGTCGACAACCGGCTGGCGTTTCTCGATGCCAACGTCGACTACATCGGGAACGATGCATTCCTCGAGCTCGCACGCAACGGCGCGAGCTTCGAGAGCGTGGGCCGGACGCGCAACCAGCGGAGCGTCGGGCGGGCGCTCGACGACAGCGGCTCGGGCTCTCCCCTCTACGACGAGGCCGTCGGGATGACGGAGGCTGGTGCTCGGCATGCCTTCAATCAGCTTTCGGGCGACACCTACGCGAGCCAAGTTGCAGTCACCGCGCAAGAGGAAGTGACCTTTGCGGGTCTCCTGCTTGGCCGCCTGCAGGATTTCTCAGGCAAGTCCGGCGCATCCAATAAGGCATCGCCTTATGCACCGCCGTACCGCCTGATGCCTGCTCCGTCTGACGGCGGGCCGGCGATGGCCTCCGGCGCATGGGCCACCGTGACCGGCCAGAGCATCGACATGGACGGCGACGGCAATGCCTTCGGTGTCACGTCGCGTAGCGGTGGCGTGGCCGCTGGCTTTGATGCCCGCTGGGAGGCAACACAGCTCGGCATCGCGGCGTCCTTCTCGTCGGGGCGCACGCGTACCGACGGGCGCTTCCACGAAATCGAAGGGGACACCGTTCGCATCGCGGCCTATGGCGCAACGCAGCTTGCCGATCTGGTGCTCAAAGGCGGCGTAAGCGCCGGCTGGACGAGCTACGATTCGGACCGGTGGGTGCAAGTCGGCGGAATCTCGGAGTCGGCGCGTGGCTCCTACGACGGGCACACGACGTCGGCGTTCGCGGAAGCCAGCTATCCGATCGCGATGCAGGCCTTCAAGCTCGAGCCGTTCGCAGGCCTCATGGTGACCAACGTCGATTCCGACAGCTTCACCGAGCGAGGCGCGCCCAGCACCGGCCTGTGGGTTGGGGGGAACGACGAAACCCTGGCCTTCTCCACGCTCGGCCTACGGTTCGCGAGTGTCGTGCATTACGATGGGGCGGCGCTCATCCCGAAGGCCAACATCGGCTGGCGCCATGCCTTCGACGGCGATCCGATCCGGACCGCGATGCAATTGCCCACAGGCTCGGAATTTTCCGTCGAGGGCCTGCCGATCGCAGAGGACAGCGTGACTCTCGGCCTCGGCCTCGAGGGAAGGTTCGCTTCCGGCATAACGCTCGGGATCGGCTACCAGGGCGACTTCGCGGACGACGCGAGCAGCCATAGCGGTCAAGCGGGCATCCGGGTGCCATTCTGA
- a CDS encoding protein phosphatase 2C domain-containing protein, which yields MTFRVAGAARATIGARSDQEDAFAIWPPSAGASIGEGARLLAVVADGMGGHAGGEVAARVACDAFVAAFVECGGTVGERLDAALDAGNWAISARAAEDPKLRGMGSTLVAASIDETGLRWASVGDSALLLFRAPDVLRLNADHSLGALLDAEARNKRISADEAARNPHRNALLSALTGKRIEIRDLRSEPYSLRSADWLIVASDGIATLSGDEIGDIVYANRASEPDQMAERLIAAVLAKKDPVQDNTTVIALKIEGDTIPVAEDERPTRILRATDGPSGDGAGGGEAAAMLTGRYGVMLAVGMGLMFLIGWLLRAVLE from the coding sequence ATGACCTTTCGCGTGGCAGGCGCTGCCCGGGCCACGATTGGCGCGCGATCAGACCAGGAGGACGCCTTCGCGATCTGGCCGCCTTCGGCTGGAGCGTCAATCGGGGAGGGCGCGCGTCTCTTAGCGGTCGTCGCCGACGGCATGGGCGGCCATGCTGGCGGCGAGGTCGCCGCGCGCGTGGCCTGTGACGCTTTCGTTGCGGCGTTCGTGGAGTGCGGTGGCACAGTCGGCGAGCGTCTCGACGCGGCGCTCGACGCTGGCAACTGGGCGATCTCGGCCCGCGCGGCAGAGGATCCCAAGCTGCGCGGCATGGGTTCGACACTGGTGGCGGCTTCGATTGATGAAACGGGGCTGCGCTGGGCGAGCGTGGGAGACTCGGCCCTGCTGCTCTTTCGCGCGCCGGACGTGCTTCGCCTCAATGCCGATCATTCGCTGGGCGCGCTCCTCGATGCCGAGGCGCGTAACAAGCGGATCTCCGCGGACGAGGCCGCGCGCAATCCGCACCGCAACGCGTTGCTCTCGGCGCTGACCGGCAAGCGGATCGAGATCCGCGACCTGCGCTCCGAGCCTTACTCTCTGAGGTCGGCGGATTGGCTGATCGTCGCGAGCGATGGCATCGCGACCCTCTCTGGCGACGAGATTGGCGATATCGTCTACGCCAATCGCGCGTCCGAGCCGGATCAGATGGCGGAGCGTCTGATCGCGGCGGTGCTCGCGAAAAAAGACCCCGTGCAGGACAACACCACAGTCATCGCGCTGAAGATCGAGGGAGACACGATTCCCGTAGCCGAGGATGAGCGGCCGACGCGCATCCTGCGTGCTACGGACGGCCCGTCGGGGGACGGCGCGGGCGGCGGGGAGGCGGCCGCCATGCTCACGGGCCGCTACGGCGTGATGCTCGCCGTCGGCATGGGCCTGATGTTCCTGATCGGCTGGCTGCTCCGCGCAGTGCTGGAATAG
- a CDS encoding FHA domain-containing protein produces the protein MSSDPRAPPDDGDPEEARRTRLVMHAEAASAAVPVGAAVIGRTRLVGSFDIARALSPAPLARTSLVRDTGIDAEPVAGWIVVVKGPGRGAYRPVYVGMNALGRAPNQRIPVDFGDESISREEHAVITYDEETRTFYLQHGGKANLVRLGGKPVLVPTELKAGNLFRIGNTTFRFVAFCGRDFDWTSEVEDA, from the coding sequence ATGAGCAGTGATCCGCGCGCCCCGCCAGATGACGGCGATCCCGAGGAGGCGAGGAGGACACGCCTCGTCATGCATGCCGAGGCGGCCTCGGCCGCCGTTCCGGTGGGCGCCGCCGTCATTGGCAGAACGAGGCTGGTCGGCAGCTTCGACATCGCCCGCGCATTGTCGCCCGCGCCGCTGGCCAGAACCTCTCTTGTGCGTGACACCGGCATCGACGCCGAGCCCGTCGCGGGCTGGATCGTCGTCGTCAAAGGGCCGGGACGCGGCGCCTATCGGCCCGTCTACGTCGGCATGAATGCGCTGGGCCGCGCCCCGAACCAGCGCATCCCCGTCGATTTCGGCGACGAAAGTATCTCGCGCGAGGAGCACGCCGTCATCACCTACGACGAGGAGACGCGCACGTTCTATCTTCAGCACGGCGGCAAAGCAAACCTCGTGCGGCTCGGCGGCAAGCCCGTTCTCGTGCCGACGGAGCTCAAGGCGGGTAATCTCTTCCGCATCGGCAACACGACGTTCCGCTTCGTCGCCTTCTGCGGACGAGACTTCGACTGGACGAGCGAGGTCGAAGACGCATGA
- a CDS encoding FHA domain-containing protein yields MRRPARQRKAIVAISVLLSALGPTGAAAETRLVAQCEASEPAAEGAPAAVACDLRASGLAAFENVKAAIKGEEGTLEAIFSPYDPATQVTTTAYLIQLLPNARRVTLAQMGDAVVTFTDQRQGKRRFAAYTFGTDLSLIADSGTSNAEFVRQMVAIKPATASIGLYKAAIEAIEKLAKESGDRKALVILGDGTSDDKDHTHEQVVQAARDANVAIHVLGYYDDRAARTKFQALSRLAEETGGYAAEVKQGAGAARDLTKEIVTTRFVGELLENGGTLTTGVKGAPGSRPLALTAELADGKSVASETEVVVPAAPLPSFETTTLQTPDPDPAPEATGALGWIADRAGLLLVLAGLIGLGAYGYRRYGHALMSRFHRDATDEQDPSEAESVAEKQAGPAAAPPVVVEKVASPPRKAETRPAIYGWLEALDGDTGSHPLRTENVRVGRLRDNDICLQNDSISRRHAVLHYDADKRRVVITDLGGSNGVLVNRTKYKSRELKDGDMVELGEVRLRFRAEPEYT; encoded by the coding sequence ATGCGGCGCCCCGCAAGGCAGCGCAAAGCGATCGTTGCGATAAGCGTGCTTCTCTCCGCCTTGGGACCGACCGGTGCCGCCGCCGAGACGAGGCTCGTGGCGCAGTGTGAAGCCTCCGAGCCGGCCGCAGAGGGCGCACCCGCGGCCGTCGCGTGCGATCTGCGTGCCAGCGGCCTGGCCGCTTTCGAAAACGTCAAAGCCGCAATAAAGGGCGAAGAGGGCACGCTGGAAGCGATCTTCTCCCCTTACGACCCCGCGACCCAGGTCACGACCACGGCTTATTTGATCCAGCTCTTGCCTAACGCGCGCCGCGTCACGCTCGCCCAGATGGGCGATGCCGTCGTGACGTTTACGGACCAGCGCCAGGGCAAACGCCGTTTTGCGGCCTACACGTTCGGGACCGATCTTTCTCTGATCGCCGATTCCGGCACCTCGAACGCCGAGTTCGTGCGCCAGATGGTGGCCATCAAGCCGGCCACCGCGTCGATTGGCCTCTACAAGGCGGCGATTGAGGCGATCGAAAAGCTGGCGAAGGAGAGCGGCGACCGCAAGGCGCTGGTGATCCTCGGCGATGGTACGTCGGACGATAAAGATCACACGCACGAGCAGGTGGTGCAGGCGGCGCGGGACGCGAACGTCGCGATCCACGTGCTCGGCTATTACGACGATCGCGCCGCACGCACGAAATTCCAGGCGCTCTCGCGCCTCGCAGAGGAAACCGGCGGCTACGCGGCAGAGGTCAAGCAGGGGGCCGGCGCGGCGCGCGATCTGACGAAGGAGATCGTTACGACGCGCTTCGTCGGCGAGCTTCTGGAGAACGGCGGCACGCTCACGACCGGTGTCAAAGGAGCGCCCGGGTCTCGCCCCCTCGCGCTGACCGCCGAGCTAGCGGACGGCAAGAGCGTTGCATCCGAAACGGAGGTTGTCGTTCCGGCCGCGCCGCTGCCGAGTTTCGAGACAACGACGCTGCAAACCCCGGATCCTGATCCCGCGCCGGAGGCGACCGGCGCGCTGGGCTGGATCGCGGATCGCGCCGGCCTGCTCCTCGTGCTGGCTGGGCTGATCGGGCTTGGCGCCTATGGCTATCGCCGGTACGGGCACGCACTCATGTCCCGTTTCCACCGCGACGCGACAGATGAACAGGATCCATCGGAGGCGGAGTCCGTCGCCGAAAAGCAGGCCGGCCCGGCCGCCGCACCGCCCGTCGTCGTAGAAAAGGTCGCCTCGCCACCGCGGAAGGCCGAAACCCGCCCTGCCATCTACGGCTGGCTGGAGGCGCTCGACGGCGACACCGGCAGCCATCCACTGCGCACAGAGAACGTGCGAGTCGGCCGGCTCAGGGACAACGACATCTGCCTGCAGAACGATTCCATTTCGCGCCGTCATGCCGTGCTGCACTACGATGCCGACAAACGTCGCGTCGTAATCACGGATCTGGGCGGCAGCAATGGCGTCCTGGTTAATCGCACGAAATACAAGTCGCGCGAGCTCAAGGACGGCGACATGGTTGAACTCGGCGAGGTCCGGCTGCGTTTCCGCGCCGAGCCGGAATACACCTGA
- a CDS encoding protein kinase, with protein sequence MSGQNEAVLPQGTRIDQYVITGLLGRGGFGITYLVKDEMLNKEFALKEFFPEDLVRRDGKSVKFLSRANAEEDYRWGLRKFFDEARLLAQFNHPNIIAVRRVFEANDTAYMVLDLVRGVTFERWLRSLESPPTQDELDLVAGPLLSALELVHANRTWHLDISPENIMIRSEDGTPILLDFGASRFEIKQHSQLVSALVFKSGYSAPEQYTSNADRYGAWTDIYAFSATLYRAVTGARPDEATSRQLADELQPTSTAATGQYREGFLSAIDAGLKLRPVDRPQSVRTWRPGLLAGSSVVEAEPPPVPQSTVATQKSRATVRVPLAYTRLITARVSKLGQGLRRKVAYGALAVGLVALLGGGATLVAGNKNPFAECGGLFSGADCWGAVVDRSGNIFARVEEPSRAAAEAAAMHRCTERFDQGCKLIATLAKTECWALAETPGDPTRWRAAAGKSVDLARRDARWACEGAYGRCEVALTFCADGTRAQ encoded by the coding sequence ATGTCCGGCCAGAACGAAGCCGTGCTGCCGCAAGGTACGCGGATCGACCAGTACGTGATCACCGGCCTTCTCGGACGCGGCGGTTTCGGCATCACCTATCTCGTCAAGGACGAGATGCTGAACAAGGAGTTCGCGCTCAAGGAGTTCTTTCCCGAGGATCTCGTCCGGCGCGACGGCAAGAGCGTCAAGTTCCTCTCGCGGGCCAACGCGGAAGAGGACTATCGCTGGGGTCTCAGGAAGTTCTTCGACGAAGCGCGGCTGCTGGCGCAGTTCAACCATCCCAACATCATTGCCGTGAGGCGCGTGTTCGAGGCGAACGATACCGCCTACATGGTGCTCGACCTCGTGCGCGGCGTAACGTTCGAGCGGTGGCTCAGGAGCCTCGAGAGCCCACCGACGCAGGATGAGCTCGACCTCGTCGCCGGGCCGCTGCTCTCGGCGCTCGAGCTCGTGCACGCGAACCGCACCTGGCATCTCGATATCTCGCCCGAGAACATCATGATCCGGTCGGAGGATGGGACCCCCATCCTGCTCGACTTCGGTGCCTCACGCTTCGAGATCAAGCAGCATTCGCAGCTCGTCTCGGCGCTGGTGTTCAAGAGCGGCTACTCGGCGCCCGAGCAGTACACCTCGAACGCAGACCGCTATGGCGCCTGGACCGACATCTATGCCTTCTCGGCGACGCTCTATCGGGCGGTCACGGGCGCGCGTCCCGACGAAGCGACGTCGCGGCAGCTTGCGGACGAGCTTCAGCCGACGAGCACGGCAGCCACGGGGCAGTATCGCGAGGGCTTTCTGTCGGCCATTGATGCGGGCCTCAAGCTGCGTCCTGTCGACCGGCCCCAGTCGGTGCGCACGTGGCGGCCGGGCCTGCTCGCCGGCAGCTCCGTCGTCGAGGCCGAGCCGCCGCCCGTGCCGCAGAGCACCGTCGCCACGCAGAAGAGTCGCGCCACCGTACGCGTGCCGCTCGCCTACACACGGCTGATCACGGCGCGCGTCTCCAAGCTGGGGCAGGGCCTGCGCCGCAAAGTCGCCTACGGTGCGCTCGCGGTGGGGCTTGTCGCGCTTTTGGGCGGTGGCGCGACTTTGGTTGCGGGCAACAAGAACCCGTTCGCGGAGTGCGGCGGGCTATTCTCCGGCGCCGATTGCTGGGGCGCCGTGGTCGACAGAAGCGGCAACATCTTTGCGCGCGTCGAGGAGCCAAGCCGCGCAGCGGCGGAAGCGGCGGCCATGCACCGCTGCACGGAGCGCTTCGACCAGGGCTGCAAGCTGATCGCAACGCTTGCGAAGACCGAATGCTGGGCGCTCGCAGAAACACCCGGTGATCCGACGCGCTGGCGCGCCGCGGCCGGCAAATCGGTCGATCTCGCCCGGCGCGATGCCCGCTGGGCCTGTGAGGGCGCCTACGGCCGGTGCGAGGTGGCGCTGACGTTCTGCGCCGACGGAACCAGGGCCCAATAG
- a CDS encoding methyltransferase, protein MSISRKSVIRRRFTRSVPCYVRNAALHRAAAARLAGLVPTSDVRTILELGCGPGILTRALTERFPQAALLATDVVPEAIAACETEIGARETVRFSVVDADALDLNARYDLIASSMVLHWLDDAPASLARQHAFLVPGGRVAFSTIGPENFSEWQSALREVGVASGLTMLESIPGIAFEERIAIDYGSAEGFLRMLKETGADQPRSGYAPLTPRELKEVCRVYNARFGGRATWHVVYGLLEAE, encoded by the coding sequence GTGAGCATCTCTCGTAAATCGGTCATCCGCAGGCGCTTCACGCGCAGCGTGCCGTGCTACGTGCGCAACGCGGCGCTGCATCGGGCCGCGGCTGCACGGCTCGCCGGGCTCGTGCCGACGTCCGACGTGAGAACGATCCTGGAGCTTGGGTGCGGGCCTGGCATTCTGACGCGCGCGCTGACCGAGCGCTTTCCGCAGGCTGCTCTGCTCGCTACCGATGTCGTGCCCGAGGCGATCGCTGCCTGCGAGACCGAGATAGGGGCACGAGAGACCGTTCGCTTCTCCGTCGTGGATGCGGACGCTCTCGATCTCAATGCGCGCTATGATCTCATTGCGTCGAGCATGGTGCTGCACTGGCTCGATGACGCACCCGCGAGCCTCGCGCGCCAACACGCCTTCCTCGTGCCGGGCGGGCGCGTGGCCTTCTCCACCATCGGGCCCGAAAACTTCTCCGAATGGCAGAGCGCGCTGCGCGAGGTCGGCGTTGCATCCGGATTGACGATGCTGGAGAGCATTCCCGGCATCGCCTTCGAGGAGCGCATCGCGATCGATTACGGGAGTGCCGAGGGCTTCCTCAGGATGCTCAAGGAGACGGGCGCGGATCAGCCCCGCAGCGGATATGCGCCGCTTACGCCGCGCGAGCTGAAGGAAGTCTGCCGGGTCTACAACGCGCGTTTCGGCGGGCGGGCCACCTGGCACGTTGTCTACGGGCTGCTCGAGGCGGAGTGA